One Notolabrus celidotus isolate fNotCel1 chromosome 18, fNotCel1.pri, whole genome shotgun sequence DNA window includes the following coding sequences:
- the LOC117830520 gene encoding alpha-N-acetylgalactosaminide alpha-2,6-sialyltransferase 1-like: MKTRNDPKGVSTPETETPMPPLNRSAFKKLPIWDFEDIYNQDAPPKQKTCAQSLRNSQDESFKKAFLPNIRLYMHKDNINMSEWNRLSHFNNPFGFMGFQYKDVMEAVKLIPKPKEPLFIAKPGSDGCVRCAVVGTGGILNGSKMGKEIDGHDYIIRMNGALIKGHEEDVGNRTSVYVHTAHAITASGYFFKKYGYKSAPADEGIKYVMIPEGLRDFQWMTGLLKRERVAAGQYRKSRPWTYYSGQFDEGRFYVLHPDFLRYARNRFMKSPNLEKNFWAMVRPTNGAFAIFMALHTCDIVSAYGFMTEDYMKYNNYYFETGKTHVIFYANHDYILEKNTWKKLHDTKIMRLYQRIDSETGTEKQKKL; the protein is encoded by the exons ATGAAGACAAGAAATGATCCAAAGGGAGTCTCCACACCTGAGACTGAGACGCCCATGCCTCCTCTCAACAGATCTGCTTTCAAGAAGCTTCCCATTTGGGATTTTGAAGACATTTATAACCAAGATGCTCCACCCAAGCAGAAA ACTTGTGCTCAGTCTCTGCGAAACTCCCAGGATGAGAGCTTCAAGAAGGCTTTTCTTCCCAACATACGACTATATATGCATAAAGACAACATCAACATGAGCGAGTGGAACCGCCTCTCACACTTCAACAATCCTTTTGGTTTTATGGGTTTCCAGTATAAAG ATGTGATGGAAGCGGTGAAGTTGATTCCAAAGCCAAAAGAGCCCCTTTTCATTGCAAAGCCAGGCAGTGATGGGTGTGTGCGCTGTGCTGTGGTGGGCACAGGGGGGATCCTAAATGGCTCTAAAATGGGAAAAGAGATCGACGGTCATGATTACATTATCCG GATGAACGGTGCACTCATTAAAGGTCATGAGGAAGATGTTGGAAATAGAACATCTGTGTATGTTCACACAGCCCATGCCATCACAGCATCAGGGTATTTCTTCAAGAAGTACGGATACAAGTCTGCCCCGGCTGATGAG GGAATAAAATACGTGATGATTCCTGAGGGGTTGAGGGATTTTCAGTGGATGACTGGTCTCCTTAAAAGAGAAAGGGTTGCTGCTGGCCAATATCGCAAGTCACG GCCATGGACGTATTACAGTGGTCAGTTTGATGAGGGACGCTTTTATGTTCTGCACCCAGACTTTCTCAGATACGCGCGAAACAG GTTCATGAAGTCTCCCAATCTGGAAAAAAACTTCTGGGCGATGGTCAGACCAACCAACGGAGCATTTGCTATCTTCATGGCTCTGCATACATGTGACATT GTGTCTGCGTATGGATTCATGACAGAAGATTACATGAAGTACAACAACTACTATTTTGAGACTGGGAAAACCCATGTTATTTTTTATGCCAACCATGATTACATCTTGGAGAAGAATACATGGAAAAAACTACACGACACCAAAATAATGAGGCTATATCAAAGAATTGACTCAGAAACAGGAACAGAGAAGCAGAAGAAACTCTGA
- the LOC117830082 gene encoding matrix-remodeling-associated protein 7-like has protein sequence MFVEDYCKRCDGQQQTVVSGEAQYRSRTSTIMDLTFVLSAAIFTLLALVIATSFLSGSSPKADSANPRRCSGQGSMGGLDPAGPKQNGHIPDKKEKKKEEVEDDWCNISGSCHDHWDVVKSVLSTEGATESPDIYNEESNENNSLKYVPGKARSSHLQSMMSKDELEEEQRVQRDQLAAIFKLLKDNKETFGEVSEGDMEEQLRLYSI, from the exons ATGTTTGTGGAGGATTATTGCAAGCGGTGCGATGGACAGCAGCAGACAGTAGTATCAGGGGAGGCACAATATCGCAGCCGGACATCCACAATCATGGATTTAACTTTTGTTCTATCCGCAGCTATTTTCACGCTTCTCGCGCTTGTAATTGCAACCTCGTTTCTCAGCGGCTCCTCGCCCAAAGCCGACTCTGCAAACCCGCGACGATGTTCCGGACAGGGTTCAATGGGAGGATTAGATCCAGCAGGGCCGAAGCAGAACGGCCACATACCGgacaagaaggagaagaagaaggaggaggtggaggacgaCTGGTGTAACATCAGTGGGAGCTGCCACGATCACTGGGATGTAGTGAAATCAGTGCTTTCA ACTGAAGGAGCCACAGAGAGTCCAGACATCTACA atgAAGAGTCAAATGAAAACAACTCCTTGAAGTACGTCCCTGGAAAGGCCCGATCCAGCCACTTGCAATCGATGATGTCCAAGgacgagctggaggaggagcagag GGTGCAACGTGATCAACTGGCGGCCATCTTCAAACTGCTGAAAGACAACAAGGAGACGTTTGGGGAGGTTTCAGAGGGAGACATGGAGGAGCAGCTCAGACTGTACTCCATCTGA
- the srsf2a gene encoding serine and arginine rich splicing factor 2a isoform X2 has protein sequence MSYGRPPPDVEGMTSLKVDNLTYRTSPETLRRVFEKYGRVGDVYIPRDRYTKESRGFAFVRFLDKRDAEDAMDAMDGALLDGRELRVQMARYGRPPDSMYGRRGAPPRRYGGRSGSPRRRRRSRSRSRSRSRSRSRSRHHYSRSRSRSYSRSRSKSKSKSRTPRRSKSKSPSRSRSRSRSKSRSRTPPSNRGSKSRSRSRSKSKSRPKSPEGNGEEP, from the exons ATGAGCTACGGAAGGCCGCCGCCGGACGTTGAGGGGATGACCTCCCTGAAAGTGGACAACCTGACGTACCGGACTTCACCGGAGACTCTGCGACGAGTGTTCGAGAAGTACGGCCGCGTGGGAGATGTTTATATCCCTCGGGACAGGTACACGAAGGAGAGCCGCGGGTTCGCCTTCGTGCGGTTCCTGGATAAGCGCGACGCAGAGGACGCCATGGACGCGATGGACGGCGCGCTGCTGGACGGGCGGGAGCTGAGGGTGCAGATGGCCCGGTACGGGAGACCACCGGACTCGATGTACGGCCGGAGAGGGGCTCCGCCACGCAGATATGGAGG CCGGTCAGGCAGCCCTCGCCGCAGGAGACGAAGCCGCAGCCGCTCCAGAAGTAGAAGCCGCTCCAGATCCAGGAGCCGTCACCACTACAGCCGCTCCAGATCCCGCTCCTACTCCAGGTCCCGCTCCAAGTCCAAATCAAAGTCCAGAACCCCCAGGCGCAGCAAGTCTAAGTCTCCCTCCAGGTCTCGCTCTCGCTCCAGGTCCAAGTCAAGGAGTCGAACCCCGCCTTCCAACAGAGGGTCCAAATCAAGGTCCAGATCCAGGTCCAAATCCAAGAGCAGGCCTAAGTCTCCAGAGGGCAACGGCGAAGAGCCCTAA
- the srsf2a gene encoding serine and arginine rich splicing factor 2a isoform X1 → MSYGRPPPDVEGMTSLKVDNLTYRTSPETLRRVFEKYGRVGDVYIPRDRYTKESRGFAFVRFLDKRDAEDAMDAMDGALLDGRELRVQMARYGRPPDSMYGRRGAPPRRYGGYGRRSRSRSGSPRRRRRSRSRSRSRSRSRSRSRHHYSRSRSRSYSRSRSKSKSKSRTPRRSKSKSPSRSRSRSRSKSRSRTPPSNRGSKSRSRSRSKSKSRPKSPEGNGEEP, encoded by the exons ATGAGCTACGGAAGGCCGCCGCCGGACGTTGAGGGGATGACCTCCCTGAAAGTGGACAACCTGACGTACCGGACTTCACCGGAGACTCTGCGACGAGTGTTCGAGAAGTACGGCCGCGTGGGAGATGTTTATATCCCTCGGGACAGGTACACGAAGGAGAGCCGCGGGTTCGCCTTCGTGCGGTTCCTGGATAAGCGCGACGCAGAGGACGCCATGGACGCGATGGACGGCGCGCTGCTGGACGGGCGGGAGCTGAGGGTGCAGATGGCCCGGTACGGGAGACCACCGGACTCGATGTACGGCCGGAGAGGGGCTCCGCCACGCAGATATGGAGGGTATGGGCGCAGAAGTAGGAG CCGGTCAGGCAGCCCTCGCCGCAGGAGACGAAGCCGCAGCCGCTCCAGAAGTAGAAGCCGCTCCAGATCCAGGAGCCGTCACCACTACAGCCGCTCCAGATCCCGCTCCTACTCCAGGTCCCGCTCCAAGTCCAAATCAAAGTCCAGAACCCCCAGGCGCAGCAAGTCTAAGTCTCCCTCCAGGTCTCGCTCTCGCTCCAGGTCCAAGTCAAGGAGTCGAACCCCGCCTTCCAACAGAGGGTCCAAATCAAGGTCCAGATCCAGGTCCAAATCCAAGAGCAGGCCTAAGTCTCCAGAGGGCAACGGCGAAGAGCCCTAA